A genome region from Nicotiana tabacum cultivar K326 chromosome 13, ASM71507v2, whole genome shotgun sequence includes the following:
- the LOC142168293 gene encoding uncharacterized protein LOC142168293: protein MWERFKGMMVKCPHHGIPYHMLGQRFYMGLADNMKANVDASAGGTFLSKSFRECKILLDKMAQNLGWMTRDSTINPVIHSVDLDPNNSIAENMATLMTQMSILTKMIDELGQKQQGQVVPYQRQQGYNQQNQQPAYQQPQQQQIVRQNDELFEIKGILSGKMEEKVHQMQEKAHQMHEKLISHDSAIKCIEIQLGQISMALNNSPQGTLPADTHVNPKEQGPKQLMIVSLRNGRDLDLEQEIARESRPTETLIPVLIEVDDLTGLTEVTIQHAQESTSKEKEVAKETEVNIPLIDALREMSGYAKMMNDLMSRKFDFQDLATVTLTQTCSDVVTRPITEKLSDPGSFIIPCTIGSYAFAKALCDLGANINLMPFAIYKRLGIGRARPTSMLLQLAERTLKRPSGILDDVLVQVEKFVFPVDFVILDCRVDEEIPIILERPLFATERALIDCEIGELKMSLNDEEITFNAKQLLQVLIEYKTAIGWTITYIKGISPVFCMHKILLEDGHKPSREH, encoded by the exons ATGTGGGAGAGGTTCAAAGGTATGATGGTTAAGTGCCCACATCATGGCATTCCATATCATATGTTGGGGCAGAGGTTCTACATGGGATTGGCAGACAACATgaaggccaatgttgatgcttcagcaggtggaACATTTTTGAGCAAATCATTCAGAGAATGCAAGATCTTACTTgataaaatggctcaaaacttaggatggatgacaagagactCTACGATCAATCCTGTCATTCACTCAGTGGATTTGGACCCAAATAACTCCATAGCCGAGAATATGGCCACTCTGATGACGCAGATGAGTATCCTTACCAAAATGATCGATGAATTAGGCCAGAAGCAGCAG GGTCAAGTtgtgccttaccaaaggcaacaggGATACAATCAACAAAATCAGCAGCCAGCTTATCaacagcctcaacaacaacagataGTGCGACAAAATGATGAGTTATTTGAAATTAAAGGAATACTGAgcgggaaaatggaagaaaaggtcCACCAGATGCAAGAAAAGGCACACCAGATGCATGAAAAGTTAATATCGCACGACTCAGCTATCAAATGCATTGAGATTCAACTAGGGCAGATATCAATGGCTTTGAATAATAGTCCCCAAGGGACGTTACCTGCGGACACCCATGTCAATCCAAAAGAGCAGGGCCCGAAGCAGTTGATGATAGTGAGTTTAAGAAATGGTAGAGACCTAGATCTAGAACAAGAAATTGCTCGCGAAAGCCGACCAACTGAAACACTTATTCCAGTACTCATTGAGGTAGATGATTTAACAGGGTTAACTGAGGTAACAATACAACATGCACAAGAGAGCACAAGCAAGGAAAAAGAGGTTGCGAAGGAAACTGAG GTGAACATTCCACTGATTGACGCCTTGAGGGAGATGTCTGGGTATGCCAAAATGATGAATGATTTGATGTCTCGCAAGTTCGacttccaagacttggccactGTTACACTAACCCAGACCTGTAGTGATGTCGTGACGAGACCCATAACTGAGAAGTTGTCAGACCCAGGGAGTTTCATAATCCCATGCACAATAGGCagttatgcttttgctaaagcattgtgtgatttAGGGGCAaacataaacttgatgccctttGCTATCTACAAAAGGTTAGGTATTGGAAGAGCAAGGCCCACATCCATGTTACTACAGCTAGCCGAGCGGACATTGAAGAGGCCATCAGGTATCCTTGATGATGTACTAGTGCAGGTTGAAAAGTTTGTGTTTCCTGtagattttgtcattttggactgcCGGGTTGACGAAGAGATTCCTATAATTTTGGAAAGACCATTATTTGCCACTGAGAGAGCTCTAATTGATTGTGAAATTGGAGAGCTAAAAATGAGTCTGaacgatgaagagataacattcaat gcaaaacaacttttgcaggtattAATAGAATACAAAACTGCAATTGGTTGGACCATTACATACATTAAGGGTATCAGCCCGGTcttctgtatgcataagattttACTGGAAGATGgccacaaaccttccagagaacattAA